From Polynucleobacter difficilis, a single genomic window includes:
- the panD gene encoding aspartate 1-decarboxylase — protein MKRIMLLAKLHRAVVTEADLHYEGSCGIDENLMEAADMREFEKIELYNINNGERFSTYIIKAARGSGAISLNGAAARKAHVGDHLIICTYGPVDDHEVAQHIPKVVLLDDQNRIKEIKKISR, from the coding sequence ATGAAGCGCATCATGTTGTTGGCTAAATTGCATCGGGCTGTTGTCACGGAGGCCGATTTGCACTACGAAGGTTCATGCGGGATCGATGAAAACCTCATGGAAGCGGCCGATATGCGCGAGTTCGAGAAGATTGAGCTCTACAACATTAATAATGGCGAGCGTTTTTCGACCTACATCATTAAAGCCGCGCGTGGTTCTGGTGCGATTTCACTCAATGGTGCTGCAGCCCGTAAGGCGCACGTTGGGGACCATTTAATTATCTGCACCTATGGCCCCGTCGACGACCATGAAGTAGCTCAGCACATTCCTAAAGTGGTTCTGTTGGATGACCAGAATCGCATCAAAGAGATCAAAAAAATTAGCCGCTGA
- the nadA gene encoding quinolinate synthase NadA: MNSATESPISFDYPQQNAAGATCVAQAWAKVPAHLPAAEKAQVIARIKQLLIEKDAVLVAHYYVDGDIQDLAMETGGFVSDSLEMARFGKNHPARNLIVSGVRFMGETAKILSPEKRVFMPDLEATCSLDLGCDANDFAQFRALHPDRVVVVYANTSAAVKAQADWMVTSSCALAIVHQLKEQGKKILWAPDRHLGRYIQEQTGADMLLWNGACIVHDEFKGEELAALRAKHPHAQVLVHPESPQSVVDQADVVGSTSAMIKAVVEGSAPEYIVATDKGILHRMRQLAPNKVLIEAPTAGDSATCKSCAHCPWMAMNSLTDILHCLERQSGEVFVEEPTRQEALDCIERMLTFTKDYPDLLAKAQHGFVKNIGVA; this comes from the coding sequence ATGAATTCAGCTACAGAATCACCCATTTCCTTTGATTACCCGCAACAAAATGCGGCGGGCGCCACCTGCGTAGCCCAAGCCTGGGCCAAAGTACCAGCCCACCTTCCTGCCGCCGAAAAGGCGCAGGTCATTGCCCGCATTAAGCAGCTCTTGATTGAGAAAGATGCCGTTTTAGTAGCGCACTACTACGTCGATGGTGATATTCAAGACCTTGCTATGGAGACCGGCGGCTTTGTTTCCGACTCCCTGGAGATGGCGCGCTTTGGTAAAAATCATCCGGCGCGCAATTTAATTGTTTCGGGTGTGCGCTTCATGGGCGAGACCGCCAAGATTTTAAGTCCAGAAAAACGGGTCTTCATGCCAGACTTAGAGGCCACCTGCTCACTGGATCTTGGCTGTGATGCGAACGACTTTGCGCAGTTTCGGGCACTGCATCCCGACCGCGTGGTGGTGGTTTATGCCAATACCAGCGCCGCGGTTAAAGCCCAAGCTGACTGGATGGTGACGAGCTCCTGCGCCTTAGCGATCGTGCATCAATTGAAAGAGCAAGGTAAAAAAATTCTGTGGGCACCCGATCGCCATTTGGGTAGATACATTCAAGAGCAAACTGGGGCCGATATGCTGCTTTGGAACGGTGCCTGCATCGTTCATGACGAATTCAAAGGTGAGGAGTTAGCAGCACTGCGTGCCAAACATCCCCATGCCCAGGTTTTAGTTCACCCCGAATCACCCCAGAGCGTGGTGGATCAAGCCGATGTGGTTGGCTCAACCTCAGCCATGATCAAAGCCGTAGTCGAGGGCAGCGCCCCGGAATACATTGTTGCTACTGATAAGGGCATCTTGCACCGCATGCGCCAGCTTGCGCCAAACAAAGTCTTAATCGAAGCGCCGACCGCCGGCGATAGCGCTACCTGCAAGAGCTGCGCGCACTGCCCTTGGATGGCGATGAACAGCCTGACGGATATTTTGCATTGCCTTGAGCGCCAAAGTGGCGAGGTCTTTGTCGAAGAGCCTACACGCCAAGAGGCCTTAGATTGCATTGAGCGGATGCTGACCTTTACCAAAGACTATCCGGATCTATTAGCCAAAGCCCAGCATGGTTTCGTGAAGAACATTGGCGTGGCATAA
- the fdhF gene encoding formate dehydrogenase subunit alpha, protein MNAPVNPNELQLQTVEFKLDGKTIISYEGETILKAAKRHGVDIPHLCFKDGYRPDGNCRACVVEINGERTLAPSCCRSATPGMDVKANSERALKSQKLVLEMLLSDMPDEGYKWVGDSDEEQRQQQHGELSTWATRLDVQVRPELKALRRKQPAADVSHPAMAVNLDACIQCNRCVRACREEQVNDVIGYAMRGAHSEIVFDLSDPMGESTCVACGECVQACPTGALMPKGLIGSQTVDRKVDSVCPFCGVGCQITYNVKDEKIVSVEGRDGPANHNRLCVKGRFGMDYIHNPQRLTKPLIRKPGIPKDENAIQNPQDWSNIFREATWEEALDLAAGKLKQLRDQHGNKTLAGFGSAKGSNEEAYLFQKLVRTGFGSNNVDHCTRLCHASSVAALLEGVGSGAVSNQVNDVEHSSLIFLIGSNPTANHPVAATWFKNAAKNGAKIVLCDPRITDIGKHAWRTMQFKPDTDVAMLNAMIYTIIEEGLCDQNFIRDRANNFEALKENIKGYSPEAMAPICGIPAETLREVAREFATTKSAMILWGMGVSQHIHGTDNARCLIALVSITGQIGKPGSGLHPLRGQNNVQGASDAGLIPMMFPNYQRVDNAEAHAWFEKFWDSPLDKKPGYTVVEIMHKITAPDSDPHKIRGMYVEGENPAMSDPDLNHARHALASLEHLVVQDIFMTETALLADVVLPASAWPEKTGTVSNTDRMVQIGKRAVNPPGDAKPDLWIIQEIAKRMGLNWNYQGPEAGVAAVYDEMRQAMHAAINGITWERLEKESSVTYPCLSADDPGRPIVFDDAFSTPDGKVKLVPADIIPANERPDTEYPFVLITGRQLEHWHTGSMTRRATVLDAIEPLATVSMNGADMTQLGVMAGDVITVASRRGEVGIHVRRDDGTPRGVIFIPFAYYEAAANLITNAALDPVGKIPEFKYCAVKLTKGGQAAKAIGYGANDPKGKAAVPA, encoded by the coding sequence ATGAACGCCCCTGTAAATCCAAACGAACTCCAGTTGCAAACCGTCGAGTTCAAGCTCGATGGCAAGACCATTATTTCGTATGAGGGTGAGACCATCCTTAAGGCTGCTAAACGCCATGGAGTGGATATTCCCCATCTGTGTTTTAAAGACGGCTATCGCCCCGATGGCAATTGCCGTGCATGCGTCGTTGAGATTAACGGCGAGCGCACCTTGGCGCCGAGCTGCTGCCGCAGCGCTACGCCAGGCATGGATGTCAAGGCCAATAGCGAGCGTGCGCTTAAGAGTCAAAAATTAGTACTGGAAATGTTGTTATCGGACATGCCAGATGAAGGGTATAAGTGGGTAGGAGACAGCGACGAAGAACAGCGCCAACAACAACACGGCGAACTGAGCACTTGGGCTACGCGCCTGGATGTTCAAGTTCGACCAGAACTAAAGGCACTGCGTCGCAAACAGCCGGCTGCGGATGTATCGCATCCGGCAATGGCGGTCAATTTAGACGCCTGTATTCAGTGTAATCGGTGCGTCCGCGCTTGCCGTGAAGAGCAAGTCAACGACGTGATTGGTTACGCGATGCGCGGTGCGCACAGTGAGATCGTATTTGATTTGAGCGATCCGATGGGCGAGAGCACCTGCGTGGCTTGCGGTGAGTGCGTGCAGGCTTGTCCGACGGGCGCCTTAATGCCCAAGGGCTTGATTGGTTCGCAAACCGTCGATCGCAAGGTCGATTCCGTTTGCCCATTCTGCGGCGTTGGTTGCCAAATTACCTATAACGTCAAAGACGAAAAGATTGTTAGCGTGGAAGGCCGTGATGGCCCAGCGAATCACAATCGCCTTTGCGTGAAGGGCCGCTTTGGTATGGATTACATCCACAATCCACAGCGCTTAACCAAGCCTCTGATTCGAAAGCCAGGCATTCCTAAAGACGAGAATGCGATTCAGAACCCACAAGATTGGTCGAATATTTTCCGCGAAGCCACTTGGGAGGAGGCGCTGGATTTAGCTGCTGGAAAGTTAAAGCAGTTACGCGATCAGCATGGCAACAAGACACTCGCTGGTTTTGGTTCAGCTAAAGGCAGCAACGAAGAAGCATATTTGTTCCAAAAACTGGTTCGTACTGGCTTTGGTAGCAATAACGTCGACCATTGCACCCGCTTATGCCATGCATCCAGCGTTGCTGCATTACTCGAGGGCGTCGGTTCGGGCGCGGTGAGTAATCAGGTTAATGACGTTGAGCATTCCAGCTTGATCTTCTTGATTGGATCAAACCCAACCGCAAATCATCCGGTGGCTGCAACTTGGTTTAAGAACGCCGCTAAGAATGGCGCCAAGATTGTGCTCTGCGATCCACGCATTACCGACATTGGTAAACACGCTTGGCGCACGATGCAGTTCAAGCCCGATACCGATGTGGCGATGCTTAATGCCATGATCTACACCATCATCGAAGAAGGTTTGTGCGATCAGAACTTCATTCGCGATCGTGCGAACAACTTTGAAGCCTTAAAAGAAAACATCAAAGGCTATAGCCCAGAAGCGATGGCGCCGATCTGCGGTATTCCGGCAGAAACTTTACGTGAAGTTGCGCGTGAGTTTGCGACCACCAAGTCCGCCATGATTTTATGGGGCATGGGCGTGAGCCAGCACATTCACGGCACGGACAATGCACGTTGCTTAATTGCCCTCGTGAGCATTACCGGTCAAATTGGTAAGCCTGGCTCTGGCTTGCATCCACTGCGCGGTCAAAACAACGTGCAGGGCGCCAGTGACGCCGGATTGATTCCAATGATGTTCCCGAACTACCAGCGCGTCGACAATGCCGAAGCGCATGCGTGGTTTGAGAAATTCTGGGATAGCCCACTGGATAAAAAGCCGGGCTATACCGTGGTTGAGATCATGCATAAGATCACAGCGCCGGATAGTGATCCCCATAAGATTCGTGGCATGTACGTCGAGGGTGAGAACCCTGCGATGAGCGACCCGGATTTGAACCATGCACGCCATGCTTTGGCATCTCTGGAGCATTTGGTGGTGCAGGATATTTTCATGACCGAAACCGCACTGTTGGCAGACGTCGTATTGCCTGCCAGTGCTTGGCCAGAAAAGACCGGTACCGTCAGCAATACCGACCGTATGGTGCAGATAGGCAAGCGCGCGGTTAATCCTCCAGGTGATGCGAAGCCCGATTTGTGGATCATTCAAGAAATCGCCAAGCGCATGGGCTTAAATTGGAACTACCAAGGCCCAGAAGCGGGTGTAGCAGCGGTCTACGATGAAATGCGCCAGGCAATGCACGCAGCGATTAACGGTATTACGTGGGAGCGCCTCGAAAAAGAATCCAGCGTGACCTATCCTTGCTTATCTGCCGATGATCCAGGTCGTCCGATTGTGTTTGACGATGCCTTCTCAACACCGGATGGCAAGGTGAAGTTGGTCCCCGCCGATATCATTCCTGCAAACGAGCGCCCCGATACCGAGTACCCATTTGTGCTCATTACCGGTCGTCAGTTAGAGCATTGGCACACCGGTAGCATGACGCGCCGCGCTACTGTTTTAGATGCTATTGAGCCTTTAGCAACCGTGTCGATGAATGGCGCTGATATGACCCAGCTCGGCGTAATGGCAGGTGATGTGATCACCGTTGCCTCACGCCGTGGCGAGGTCGGTATTCATGTACGCCGGGACGATGGCACACCGCGCGGTGTGATCTTTATTCCGTTTGCGTACTACGAAGCGGCTGCCAACCTCATTACCAACGCAGCGCTTGACCCGGTCGGTAAGATCCCGGAGTTCAAGTATTGTGCTGTGAAACTAACGAAGGGCGGTCAGGCAGCCAAGGCAATTGGCTATGGCGCCAATGACCCCAAAGGCAAAGCAGCGGTTCCAGCGTAA
- the nadC gene encoding carboxylating nicotinate-nucleotide diphosphorylase yields the protein MKSITTQNETLEAARARNIADALAEDIGTGDWTAQLVPANKIAHAKLIVRQSAVLCGTDWFEGVIKALDPTAVIAWQYAEGDTMRADSTVCTINADARALLSAERPAMNFLQTLSWTATSARAHVDAIAGASPNPKGCVILDTRKTIPGLRQAQKYAVRIGGGHNQRLALWHGILIKENHIAAAGSVTAALKAAQALNAGVDIQVEVENLAELEEALAAGAKNILIDNFTTAQMKEAVAFTQGRALLEASGGVNLDQLRTIAATGVDRISIGKLTKDVSAVDYSMRIAQS from the coding sequence ATGAAAAGTATCACCACTCAAAACGAAACCCTAGAAGCAGCACGTGCACGCAACATTGCTGATGCCCTAGCAGAAGACATTGGCACCGGTGATTGGACCGCCCAACTGGTGCCAGCAAACAAAATAGCCCATGCCAAACTCATCGTGCGCCAAAGCGCAGTACTGTGCGGAACCGATTGGTTTGAGGGCGTCATCAAAGCGCTAGACCCAACAGCCGTTATTGCATGGCAGTACGCCGAGGGCGATACCATGCGCGCAGACAGCACTGTCTGTACCATTAATGCCGATGCGCGGGCACTGCTATCGGCAGAGCGCCCCGCAATGAACTTTTTACAAACCTTGTCTTGGACCGCGACCAGCGCCCGAGCCCACGTTGATGCCATTGCGGGCGCCAGCCCTAATCCCAAAGGTTGCGTTATTTTAGATACCCGCAAAACCATTCCGGGCCTGCGTCAAGCGCAAAAATATGCGGTACGTATTGGTGGTGGCCACAATCAACGGCTTGCCCTATGGCACGGTATTCTGATTAAAGAAAATCACATTGCAGCAGCAGGCAGTGTCACGGCTGCGCTCAAGGCGGCACAGGCGCTTAATGCAGGCGTGGATATACAGGTTGAAGTTGAAAACCTAGCTGAGCTAGAAGAAGCCCTTGCTGCTGGAGCGAAAAATATCTTAATTGACAACTTTACTACTGCACAAATGAAAGAGGCGGTTGCTTTTACCCAAGGCCGCGCTTTACTCGAGGCATCGGGCGGTGTGAACCTAGATCAACTGCGCACGATTGCAGCGACTGGCGTGGATCGGATCTCGATTGGCAAACTTACGAAAGATGTCAGCGCGGTGGATTACTCGATGCGAATAGCGCAGTCTTAG
- the pgi gene encoding glucose-6-phosphate isomerase gives MPLQPSSTPQNSHTAVNVVLDTAYQGIDAPTWAKLFVEARQSKLEEYIADLFAGKHINVSENRPALHSALRNLHQTPVLIDGKDVMPTVAAVWSRIEALCSQWTGVTDVIHIGIGGSDFGPRLAIEALAHVPGISSRGMRMHFLANIDTAELARILARAEAKSTRVIIVSKSFTTLETTMNAKAVVNWLKDSGCSQSDITSALYAVTANVPAASAFGIAEENIFPFWDWVGGRYSVWSAVGLPIALQYGFKAFQEFLAGAEAMDLHFKNAPLEENLPVIMALALLHQQKIHGITSYAAIPYADALDWFPKWLQQLDMESNGKSVDRDGKPVQYSSPVVFGSAGSNAQHSYFQMLHQGTEIIPIDFIAVREPMSDRPEAVAHHRILLSNCLAQAQALANGKGASNPNDVYPGQRPSNLLLLPKLNAFYLGALLALYENRAASLGALWNINSFDQPGVEYGKVLAKPIEKALASHANNIAASELIDAVTAARINYLNS, from the coding sequence ATGCCTTTACAGCCCAGCTCGACCCCTCAAAACAGCCATACCGCGGTCAATGTCGTGCTCGATACCGCCTACCAAGGGATTGATGCCCCAACGTGGGCCAAGTTGTTTGTAGAAGCGCGCCAATCCAAGCTCGAGGAGTATATTGCCGACCTGTTTGCAGGCAAACACATTAATGTCAGTGAGAATCGCCCTGCCCTGCATTCGGCCTTGCGCAACCTCCACCAAACCCCAGTACTGATTGATGGCAAAGATGTGATGCCTACGGTGGCTGCCGTATGGTCCCGCATTGAGGCCCTCTGCTCGCAGTGGACTGGCGTGACGGATGTGATTCATATTGGCATCGGTGGCTCTGACTTTGGTCCGCGCTTAGCCATTGAAGCGCTGGCGCATGTGCCCGGCATTAGCAGTCGCGGTATGCGCATGCATTTCTTGGCCAATATTGATACGGCCGAGTTGGCCCGTATTTTGGCCCGCGCAGAAGCCAAGAGCACGCGCGTGATTATTGTTTCGAAGTCATTCACAACGCTAGAGACCACCATGAATGCTAAAGCGGTGGTGAACTGGCTAAAAGACAGCGGCTGCAGCCAAAGCGACATTACTAGCGCGTTATATGCAGTCACTGCCAATGTGCCGGCTGCCAGTGCATTTGGCATTGCTGAGGAGAACATCTTCCCTTTTTGGGATTGGGTTGGCGGTCGCTATTCAGTTTGGTCGGCAGTTGGCCTACCGATTGCCTTGCAATACGGCTTTAAGGCCTTTCAAGAATTCCTGGCTGGCGCCGAGGCGATGGACTTGCATTTTAAGAATGCCCCGCTCGAAGAAAATTTGCCAGTCATCATGGCCTTAGCATTGCTCCATCAGCAAAAGATCCATGGCATTACATCTTATGCGGCGATTCCCTACGCCGATGCCCTCGATTGGTTTCCAAAATGGCTTCAACAGCTCGATATGGAAAGCAATGGCAAGAGCGTTGATCGCGACGGTAAGCCAGTTCAATATTCTTCGCCCGTAGTATTTGGTAGTGCCGGCAGCAATGCGCAGCACTCCTACTTTCAGATGCTGCACCAAGGCACTGAAATCATTCCAATTGACTTTATTGCGGTACGCGAGCCGATGAGTGATCGGCCCGAAGCCGTCGCCCACCACCGCATCTTGCTCTCGAACTGTTTAGCGCAAGCACAGGCATTGGCCAACGGCAAAGGGGCAAGCAATCCCAATGACGTTTACCCCGGTCAGCGCCCGAGCAATTTACTGTTACTTCCCAAGCTCAATGCCTTTTATTTGGGCGCCTTGCTCGCTCTTTATGAGAACCGCGCTGCTAGCCTGGGCGCACTCTGGAATATCAACAGCTTTGATCAGCCCGGCGTGGAATACGGCAAGGTCTTAGCCAAACCGATTGAAAAAGCCTTGGCCAGCCATGCAAACAACATTGCTGCTAGCGAACTCATCGACGCTGTGACCGCTGCGCGCATTAATTATTTGAATTCATAA
- the nadB gene encoding L-aspartate oxidase: MTTKAKLAESILHSDVAGLPVLIIGAGLAGLTVALDLAKTQKVMLMAKRGLSESATAWAQGGIVGVVDKEHDSIDAHVSDTLDAGAGLVVESTARYIAEESAAAIEWLVEQGVPFTTDKDGPMGLHLTREGGHSQRRIAHAADATGKAIHEVLLDHARANPNITILEHWIALDLITNRHLGAKEKRNRPNRCYGVYALDINTNQVQTIAAKSVVLATGGVGKVYRYTSNPDTATGDGIAMAWRAGCRVGNMEFIQFHPTCLYHPSDRTFLITEALRGEGGLLKLPDGTRFMPEHDKRNELAPRDIVARAIDFEMKKHGLDYVNLDATHLGEAFIKEHFPMIYARCLSLGLDITKEPIPVVPAAHYTCGGVVTDLHGKTDLPGLYAVGEATYTGLHGANRLASNSLLECVVIGKAAAKDIATAQTPQLPNLPLWDESQVEDADEQVVIAHNWDELRSLMWNYVGIVRTNRRLERALHRIELLRNEVQEYYSNFRVTRDLIELRNLLECAELIVRSALLRRESRGLHYSRDYPETWAVSYPTILTPRSGAKPAQK, translated from the coding sequence ATGACTACTAAAGCCAAATTAGCCGAAAGCATTCTCCACAGCGACGTGGCAGGCTTGCCCGTCCTCATCATTGGCGCTGGGCTGGCCGGGCTGACGGTTGCTTTGGATTTGGCCAAGACCCAAAAAGTAATGTTGATGGCCAAGCGTGGCTTAAGCGAATCCGCTACGGCTTGGGCGCAGGGGGGCATTGTCGGGGTAGTCGATAAAGAGCATGACAGCATTGATGCACATGTGAGCGATACGCTGGATGCTGGGGCAGGCCTCGTCGTAGAATCCACTGCCCGTTACATTGCTGAAGAAAGTGCAGCAGCGATTGAGTGGCTGGTCGAGCAAGGCGTGCCGTTTACTACCGATAAAGATGGCCCAATGGGCTTGCACCTCACGCGGGAGGGCGGGCATAGTCAGCGCCGGATTGCCCATGCTGCCGATGCCACTGGTAAGGCGATTCATGAGGTATTACTGGATCATGCTCGCGCCAACCCCAACATCACGATATTGGAGCATTGGATTGCGCTGGACCTCATTACCAATCGCCACCTCGGTGCTAAAGAAAAACGCAACCGCCCCAACCGCTGCTACGGCGTCTATGCGCTGGACATTAATACCAATCAAGTACAAACCATTGCTGCTAAATCCGTTGTATTAGCTACGGGTGGTGTTGGTAAGGTGTACCGCTACACCAGCAACCCTGATACCGCTACGGGCGATGGCATTGCCATGGCCTGGCGTGCGGGGTGCCGCGTCGGCAATATGGAGTTCATTCAGTTTCATCCAACGTGTTTGTATCACCCCAGTGATCGCACCTTCCTAATTACGGAAGCCCTACGCGGCGAGGGTGGCTTATTGAAGCTGCCAGATGGAACGCGCTTTATGCCGGAGCACGATAAACGCAATGAGTTAGCGCCGCGCGATATCGTTGCCCGTGCCATCGATTTTGAAATGAAAAAACACGGCCTCGATTACGTCAACCTCGATGCGACACATTTAGGTGAGGCGTTTATCAAAGAGCATTTCCCAATGATCTATGCGCGCTGCTTAAGTCTGGGTTTAGATATTACAAAAGAGCCTATTCCAGTGGTGCCGGCAGCCCACTACACCTGTGGCGGCGTCGTAACCGATTTGCATGGCAAGACGGATTTACCTGGACTGTATGCGGTGGGTGAGGCCACCTATACCGGCTTGCATGGCGCTAATCGCTTGGCGAGCAATTCACTGCTGGAGTGTGTGGTGATTGGTAAGGCAGCAGCAAAAGACATTGCAACAGCGCAAACACCCCAACTACCCAACTTGCCCCTCTGGGATGAGAGTCAGGTCGAAGACGCCGATGAGCAAGTGGTGATTGCCCATAACTGGGATGAGCTGCGCTCCCTTATGTGGAACTACGTCGGTATTGTTCGTACCAATCGGCGCCTCGAGCGGGCATTGCATCGCATTGAGCTTTTGCGCAATGAAGTGCAAGAGTACTACAGCAACTTTAGGGTAACGCGCGACTTAATTGAGTTACGTAACTTATTGGAGTGCGCTGAATTGATTGTGCGATCAGCACTGCTTCGTAGAGAGAGTAGGGGATTGCATTACAGCCGCGATTACCCCGAGACCTGGGCTGTTTCCTATCCAACCATTCTGACGCCGCGCTCAGGCGCTAAGCCAGCTCAAAAATAA
- a CDS encoding phosphomannomutase/phosphoglucomutase, which translates to MQLSPSIFKAYDIRGIIDQTLNADVARLIGQAFGSEMRAIGEDVIVIGRDGRLSGPELIDALTEGLLSTGVDVIDLGMVATPMVYFAANHVINGRSPKSGIMITGSHNPPNYNGFKMVLGTAAIYGEQIQGLYKRIEAKQFVTGQGQRSTFDVFPMYLERIVSDIKLARPMKIAIDCGNGVGGAFAATLFRALGCEVEELFCEVDGHFPNHHPDPAHIENLQDLIKNVRTTDNELGLAFDGDADRLGVVTKDGQVIFPDRQMMLFAKDVLSRNPGGQIIYDVKCTRNLATWITQHGGQPLMWKTGHSLVKAKLKETGAPLAGEMSGHIFFKDRWFGFDDGLYTGARLLEILSKEANPSNTLNDLPNAICTPELQLPCAEGEPFALLETIKANAKFPTSESINTIDGVRVEYADGFGLARPSNTTPVVVMRFEADSDAAIARIQAEFKTALLAAKPDAKLPF; encoded by the coding sequence GTGCAACTCTCCCCTTCCATCTTTAAAGCCTACGACATTCGCGGCATCATTGATCAAACCCTCAATGCCGATGTGGCCCGCTTGATTGGTCAAGCATTTGGCAGCGAGATGCGTGCGATCGGTGAGGACGTGATCGTGATTGGCCGGGATGGCCGTCTCTCTGGCCCTGAATTAATTGATGCCCTAACCGAGGGTTTGCTGTCCACCGGCGTGGATGTGATTGATTTAGGAATGGTGGCAACGCCGATGGTCTACTTTGCGGCAAACCACGTGATTAATGGCAGAAGCCCCAAGTCCGGCATCATGATTACCGGTAGCCATAATCCGCCTAATTACAACGGCTTTAAGATGGTTTTGGGCACTGCCGCGATTTACGGCGAGCAAATCCAAGGGCTTTACAAACGCATTGAAGCGAAGCAATTTGTTACGGGCCAGGGTCAGCGCAGCACCTTTGATGTGTTCCCGATGTATTTGGAGCGCATTGTCAGTGATATCAAATTAGCCCGCCCCATGAAAATCGCCATCGATTGCGGCAACGGCGTAGGCGGCGCATTTGCGGCTACCCTCTTTCGCGCCTTGGGCTGTGAAGTCGAAGAGCTCTTTTGCGAAGTCGATGGGCATTTTCCGAACCACCACCCCGATCCAGCCCACATTGAGAACTTACAGGATTTAATTAAAAACGTTCGCACAACAGATAACGAACTCGGTTTGGCGTTTGACGGTGATGCCGATCGACTGGGCGTCGTTACCAAAGATGGTCAGGTTATTTTTCCCGATCGACAAATGATGTTGTTTGCCAAAGACGTCTTATCGCGCAACCCCGGCGGTCAGATTATTTATGACGTCAAATGCACCCGCAATTTAGCGACTTGGATTACCCAGCATGGTGGCCAACCCCTCATGTGGAAAACGGGCCATTCGCTAGTGAAAGCCAAACTCAAAGAAACCGGCGCCCCACTCGCAGGTGAGATGAGTGGGCATATTTTCTTTAAAGACCGCTGGTTTGGCTTTGATGATGGCCTATATACCGGTGCGCGTTTATTGGAAATTCTCAGCAAAGAAGCCAATCCAAGCAATACGCTCAATGATTTACCGAATGCGATCTGTACTCCAGAACTGCAACTGCCTTGCGCTGAAGGTGAGCCATTCGCGTTGCTGGAAACGATTAAAGCCAATGCCAAATTCCCTACTTCAGAATCAATCAATACGATTGACGGTGTTCGGGTCGAATACGCCGATGGATTTGGTTTAGCCCGGCCATCGAATACCACGCCAGTGGTAGTGATGCGCTTTGAGGCCGATAGTGATGCGGCAATTGCGCGCATTCAGGCGGAGTTTAAGACTGCTCTGTTGGCTGCAAAGCCGGATGCAAAACTACCCTTCTAA